The sequence CTACTAGCTACTAGTCGCTACTTAGATACACTAAACCACACTGCTCTTGAAACAAACATACGATAATTTATATCAATGAGCATACAAACACTACATTTACGTGCGAGACAACAGACTAATAGATCAGATTTCAGAATCAGATTCTGTAGATGCTCTGTGGTAATTATTCTACATTGCTTTTGCTTTTCTTCCTAATTTTCTTCCCAGAGACAAACATCGTCTCCTGACTCCGTTCTAAAATTAACGTACAAGGTAACGAGTGTTATTAAACAAAACCATAACAAAGTTTTTCAGTTACAAAGTAGCTCTGACagacaatttattttatgtattattctgatactaatattgtaaataccaTATAATAAGCAACCAACAATTTTGGTTGGTTTGTCCTTTATATGGTATGTCTGTTGCAACagaacatttataataatataaagaatcgATTTACTTAATTATGCTtgctttaattgttttatttaatcttggcaaagtaaaactaaaaacaaaacaaaaaaaagtaactacTAGTAAAACtttgtgaggaaatctgcatgcctgagagtaatCCACGTTCTCAAGTCTTCTAATTCTGAGAGCAGAtctatagtgggccgataatgattGTGAATTTTGAACTTTCGCTTGCCAGTGAGAGATCGTTATATGTGCATTTTTGTTATATCTCTCTGGGGTATATAtggttttttatcttcaaacaTAACATCTAAAGAAACTCAAAAGGAAATAAACCCCtcataagaaatttaaaatattttttacgataccaaaacattaatttttacattattgcTCACACAAaactgaaccaattttaatgtttctttCCGTTTTAAAGGCCTTCCGTAAGTGGGTCTTGAGGtataaaaaaactgtactagctatcaaaaaaaaaaccgaaattcAAAACCGaagaattcaataaaaatacaataatatgttaaataatatatttattattctacacAGTGCTGATAATGTTGTTGTACCTGCGTAAATCTCTTAATTTGAAAGGTCTAAAAGTAGTGGTGTGTAGTAGGTACATCGACTCCCTGCAATTTCTATATTTTGTAGTAGGAGTAGCGTTTTTGCTTGACTGGTCTAAAAGTAGTGGTATTAAACCTTAAAAagaatattcattttatatcctacTATAAGGAGTCCCTGGACTGTATTCTCACTACAATTTCTATATTTTGTAGTAGGTACGTAGTAGTTTTTGCTTTATCTGATATAGTGGGGATGCAACACCGCCACGCCTATTTATGACGCCAGGCAGCATTGTTCCCTACAAGAGGGTATGGTTGCAGTTCTTATGTAAGGCCCACGGAGAAAGGgcgatatagataataaataaaaaaaaagatagaagcaggcgttactttgcggaaatccatgatatactatcaaaattaagcttaattttctatactccgcgaaaagcaggagaatctgtgtggtgtaatttataatttcttcaatccttatactccacaccaaacagatcttcggcaatataccctctacgcacgtttcgctccgaaaccggagcatcctcaggagatgttgactttataacaattattcattgtaaagtcaacatctcctgaggatatatgagtataaggattgaagaaattataaattaacaccacacagattctcctgcttttcgcggagtatagcaaattaagcttttgataataaaaacagTTGTTTGTGTGTAAAAACAGTTCCGGACTTATAATTTTGGTGATGTCCATATTCGTGCTTCGCATAGCACATTTAACCGCCGATCttcccggttattatcagtaacatatacctaataataatacttaatttcCGACAGCAAGTcctggataaataaataaatataggtactaccacgatacacacatcgccatctaagatagctgatgaatatttttatgaatacaatacacataaatacttataatatagagataaacacccagaaactttAAAAGAtccatgttaatcacacaaacgttttacAGTTTTGGGAATCAAACAAACGGCCTCGAGCTCAGAAAggcgcccactgcgccatccaGCTGTCGGCTGTGGTATGTCTAagtttttaaatctcttttgaGACAGAAGTTTGTATCCAGCGGTGAGACATTATTAATTTAGAAACAAAGTTAATAAAGCCTTAATATctctaatataattattttttattccactacaagttaacccttgtctGCACATCTTACATGTTGGTaattgataatgcagtctaagatggcagcggttCTGTTGTTGTTGGCAAATCTGATGTTTAAGTCCATATCGATTCTACCTGAACgtcaaatcgcttagcggcacattttgtttttttttcaatttaaaaccaTATTACCTAATTATAACCTACCTATtacctattaatttaaaaccatataCCTGGATAAACGtggaatattttgttttaatccactacaagttagcccttgagtgcaatctcacctggtagtaagtgatgttacagtctaaaatggtagcggggtaactgcaccggaacacttaatcgcttacgACGTCtatttcggtagggtggtaactagccccgaccaaagcctcccaccagtccagacgagataaaatacaacaaatataaattcccatattgcccctACCCCTAATCAAACCCGAGACCTTTAAGTTAGAACCACAACGCTAaacgctgcgccaggaaggtcattAAAAAGGTCTAAGCTTGAAatcctttttcttcttcttcttatttaagGTAATTCTTTACCCAGAATTGTGACATCAAGTTGAGAACAATGATGAAGACCTAATgctattatttactaattttaatttcatagacTAATAACAGCCAGGTGGAGTTTGCTTGAATCGTCCTGACGTGTCCAAAGATATTCGATGATTCTATATTTTTGTTCTTCACAAAGAGGTAGACAAATCTATTGTTTTTTCATCTGAAAAAAGAACATTAATTCTTAACATTCAAGTTCCAAAGGTCAGGTGGGAAAGTGGCCctactgtttattattactaactttTGCATGCGACTTCACCGGTCTCTCggttcaataaattatatttggcCAAGAAACAGACTATAGCGATTGCTATACAAAATTCAATCTAGCATAAAATATTCTCATAGGTAgtaaaagaatttaaaacaaatgaattcaaaggtttaatttttccattattgtgaaatatatatagtaaataaactGCGGCACGTCTGTTAGTATGGTAGTAATTAcctggccgaagcctcccaccagaccagaccagagaatatttagaaattataaattcgtcGTCAATACGTCGTACTTCGTTTCGGGATGTCCTACTTAAATCCGCaacaaacaagcacactttcgcatttataatattagttaggattaggATTTTACCTTCGAGAGGGTAAGTGCCTCCGTTACAGTAATCTGAAAGCGCCCTTCGCTTCATAACTAAAACTAGGCCTACAATTGTTGTTAAAACTACAACAAATGCAACGATAAAAATCCAGTATTGTGACctgaaacaaatttaaaaccaaTCTAAACCAAACAAGCAAACAATTGAGAGTATCTCtaggtgatcaaatcaggaattagAAGATACACAAACATTGGCAATGGGCGAGAtgcatagctcagagaaccgatggcgTTTGGGTCCAAAGATCACGCACCGGTAAACTTAGCGTTGGTAGATCCCCCGATGAGGTAGATAGATATCAAATAAGCCACTATATGGTATATGCACATAACGGCATAATATGGTATATGCAACCCCCTACAAGGCCTCCATTGCTTGACATTTTGATGACGATAATGGTTTcatcattcattaaaaaaaaacaacatcgaTATCAAGACATCGAGAAGAAGAATTTTACCTTAAGtttaaaatagtacaagatcacttgaaaatattttgatttagttCTATCAATAAACATGCTTTTCATATCAATGCTTACCAATAACTTTTCGTGGTATTAACTAAAGAACTACTTTCATTATTTTCTGTACCGTTAATTGTTTCGACAACTTTAACATCAACTGTGACACCATGATTTTCATCAACACTTGGCTCATAAGTTATCGTATCATTTTTTTCACCGTAAGGAATACTGGTGTAGTTAACATTACTTGAAATACTATATGTCACATCCGTGGTAGGATCCCAATCGCCTTTTACCGTAACACAAACAATATGGTCACATTTTATGGAGTCTTTAGTACAGTTCGTGTGACAATTACAGTCTCCATCATTTATTGAAACATTCTTTGCTTCGAAAGGAACATCACAACTGCACAAATCTGGAGCTATACAAGTACCATTACATCCCCTACATTTAGGAATGCAAAgtgattcattaaaaaaatcaaaagcatTTTCTTCATCTAATTTGTATCCTTCGAAACATTTGCAAATATTTGGTGCTAAGCAGGAACCGTTGCCGCAAGGTTTTTCACAAATGGGTGTACAATCACCCGACTCATTTTTACTCCAGTCTTCAAGACATTGACATATTTCTGGTTTAATACAAATGCCGTTTGGGCAACCTTGAGAACAATAAGGTGCACATGTTCCAGTATCTGTTAATTCATAAGTAGCGTTACATTGACACACATTCGGAGAAATGCAAATACCGCCTTCGCCGCAGCTAGGTTCACAAATGGGATAGCAAGCACCATCGTCAGAATTTTTATACCATCCAAAGTCACATGTACAATTTTCGGGACCAACACAAGTACCGTGGAGACATTCATTAGAGCAATGAGGTACACAGACccaatcatttgtttttttataaccacTGTGACATTCGCAAAAATCTGGACTATGACATGTACCACCCACTCCGCAATCAAAACTACAAACTGGCTGACACGTACcatttacatttttcttataaCCATGATGGCAATCGCAGTGGTTCGGGGCAGTGCATGTGCCACCATCACCACATTCATAATCACAAACAGGTAAGCAAACTTCGTCGCTTGAATTTTTTTGATATCCATAGTTGCAAGTACAGTTTTCTGGACTTACACACGTTCCATGGAGACATCCATTTGAGCAATAAGGTAAGCATGTTCCGTTTTCCGAATTATTATATCCAACGTGGCACATGCAAATGTTAGGAGCTACACAGGTACCGCCTCCACAATCGCTATCACATCGGGGCGAAcaaatgttttcatttttataccACCCGTCATCACAGCTGCAGTTCTCAGGACTAACGCAGGTACCGTGGAAACATCCACTAAAGCAATGAGGTATACACGTATCATTTTTTGACTTCTTATGACCTCTGTGGCATTCACAAACGTTTGGACCAACACAGGTACCACCGGTTCCGCAATCTATTTCACAAATCGGTAGACACGTATCATTTTCTGGTCTTTTTTCATATCCAGCGTTACAAGTACACACATGCGGGCTGAAACAAGTTCCATGGATACACTCACTGTCGCAAACAGCAACACAGGATCCGTTAACCGATTTTTCGTATCCAACGTGACAATTACAATGGTTTGGGGCATCGCATGCACCACCATTGCCGCATTCAAAGTCACAAACGGGTAAACAAGCTTCGTCCACTGAATTTTTTCGGTATCCATCGTTACAAGTGCAGTTTTCTGGACTAACACAAGTTCCGTGGAGACATCCATTTGAACAATGAGGTACACAAGTCCCATTTTCCGAATATTTATAGCCTTGGTAACATACGCAAGTATTCGGAGCTCCGCAATAACCGCCACCGCAATCAATATCACAACGTGGCGCAcaagtattttcatttttgtacCAACCATCGTCACAACTGCAGTTTTCCGGACTCACGCAAGTCCCGTGAGTACATCCATTGGAACAGTAAGGAAGACAAAGgttgttttcagattttctaTATCCGGGGAGGCATTCGCATGTATCCGGAGCGATGCAGCTGGCGTTGATACACGGCTCGTTGCAATGAGGTTTACAAGTGCCATTTTGCAATTCATATCCAAAATCACACTTACATTTATTCGGCTCTATGCATGTTCCATGCTCACAATTTTTATCGCATATGGGATAGCACATGTATCTGGCTAATTGGTAGCCTTCGTAACATGCGCATCGACCTGGCGACTTGCAATAGCCATTTCTACATGATGGTCTGCAGATCGGTTCACATTTAATTCTGTGAAAGGATggctaattttaataacaacacctttatttgtattacttaatagttatatataataataaacatcatAAAGTTCGAAATAAAACCCAATTGAtgttcctttaaaaaaatactcttgcGTCTGTTTATAAGTACGCGATTAAGAGTTTATACTCCTGAAGCGTAAATCACAAATTATCTCCTAGTATTGGATGGCAGCCGGGATTACTTTGCCAAATTCCATAATATACAATGAGAGTATTAGGCTTACTTTTCGTTGTAGGAGTTCTAGTTATTCTAGTCAAAGTCATGAAGAgagatcaaaataaaaaaaaatcaaatattctactagaaaaaaatatgtttatttactacttttgtggcggcggccattttggattttaatttttttatagtgtatCGTATTCTACTAATCAAACCCTTTTATCTATCCATATAATATCCATATTTAGGGAGGTGTGACAAAATATTTACTCCGCCATTTTGAGTTTGCGGCCATCTTGTAGCGATTTTCAtcaacatagctaagaacactcctgaCTAATTCACATTTCCAacaaagaagaaaaaagaaaacatacacacacacatacacacagacgcttcaaaattatcgggggttaaaaatgtttttttaggcATTGAAACTGAGTCAAACTATTAATACCTAGTAAAGTTATTAGTCTCATTTGAAAAAATCACTCTCATCGGATTTTCTCATGAATGAAGTATAACTTCGTAAGagatttttttcctaacgcgttAATTGAAGTATTACTTCGTAATATTATAGAAATCGAATGTACATAGTTTACCTCTCACTTGAAAATAAACTACCAGATGAACTTTCCGTTTGGTAATAGCCCATACAACATTCGTCGAGAGTTTCCACGACGTTTTTCTGAAAACACAAGAAGGGCAGGTAAAGAACTTTTGAGTTCAAAATATGGTTATTTACTTTTCCTCTGAGCCTTTAAGAGAACATATAGCACCGAGAGCATACCAACagcttgtttaaaatatatatttcaagaaATATTGCGTTGTCTTATTTCTTAAcactaacaattattattaccagATTAGTAATTCTGACGTCAAATAAGATCCCTCTCCATATAATAAAGTTCAAGgaagtatcaaaaaaaaaatataatttggaacaagggaaaaatttaaattgttaccAATATAAAAGACTGCCACTAAAATATGACATTGTAGGATATGTTATCTAGAGAAAGTAACTTTTTTCTCGAACTCATTGGATATTAACAGTTTATCTTTATGTATATCGTCAAATTatcaatctatttatttaataaataatattaatatactacgacaatacacacatcgccatctagccccaaagtaagcgttgcttgtgttatgggtattaagatgactggtgaatattcttatgtataatatacataaatactttgaatattaaTAAGAGTCTGGGACagagaaaaacattaatgctcatcacacaaacattttgcagtagtgggaatcgaacccatggccatgggctcagaaagcagggttgctgcaaactgcgccaatcggccgtcgagttTTTATGATTTAGCTAACGCCCTTGGTTATAATTATACTTTTGATGATGTCCCAGGCTGATGGACCGACTACATCATCGAAagactataacagtccactgctggactaacaGCCTCTCCCAAGGCGAGGATTTGCCAGTATTCACCATGCagagcagaaaaaaaaattataaaaattactcttttatagtaataattgacggaccagtATGGCCCACATATTGGTAACACTTCGCGGGTCACGCAAGAAGCATGGCCTACGAATTGCTGCTTGATGGCCGccaacctgaggcgttggtgttgagtctcatgtgcctttaattacaccggcaaccccgCTCTTCAGCCCgattaggtaataataataagtaagtattaataatcgagaataaaattatgtattggacagaagcaggcgttactttgcggcaatccataatattaagcttaatttgctataatccgtgaacaggaggagaatctgtatttagagcagcggtggattgaagtaattataattacaccatacagattctcctgctgttcgcggattatagcaaattaagcttaattttcataatataataaaattatgagttACTCCGTATATCTGTCTGTTTGCGctgttaagttaaaaataaattaaaaaaactaccccATTTACCCTACACAGTTTTAATTTTGCCCCACAGAAAAGATCGAATAacaattaagatattaaaacgcaTGGCAAGCAAGAAGTTTGAGATCACGGGGATTCATCACTAATTGACTATATCAGTGGATttgtaatcgcagtagatggttgtaGTAGCAGTGAGGAAGCTGTTGCCCGTTCTCTGCTATATTACCTGGGTGGATCTGTCGCCACTACACGATATACCAGGAACATATAAGGTCGAAGAATACAAGACTTACCGGCACTCTCTTTTCAGCTTGGTACGATCGGGTGCGATATTTGGTGCATCGGAAGAAGCAATGACCATTATAAGATTCCCTGTACGTTTGGAGGTATGTCTCTCGGACCCAGCGGagtgaacttaaaaaaaaaaaaagcttttaaaaacatttagacGTATAAGTCCACACCGGGACACTCACCAATTGTTCCGGTCATCACACAAAGTGGTAAAACTCGAAGACCTCTCAGGCGTagtagtgagcgctgtggtattGAGGTCGTGAGATCGCTCGTGAGGTCCCAGCTTCGATCCCCAGCAGGGCAATTCTGCtcattatattttcatatgatttctggtctggtttgcAGGGAGGCTTAGActgtggctagtcaccaccctaccgacaaagacgatgCCGCCAtgcgatatagcgttccggtactacaCCGCGtaaaaaaccgattaggggtataactcgtataacaggttaacccgttaccattttaaatttcatcattCCTTATTACCGGGTTAAATTTCAGTGAAGAgcttgtaacttaaaaaaaaaacaaaataaagcgaATTGCTCGTGTGGAAATCTGTACATAAAACCAGCGCTCGTCCATCGAAGACAACGGTAATACCTCGCTGGCATTTTAAGCAATATCTTTCGACTTCAGTTCTGGATTAGCTCTGTACAGGAACacatatttttaacccccgaagAAAGAAGAGAGGTGTTATAAGTTATACGTATGTGTGTTTGTGGCATCGTAAGTCAGTGTATGTCTCTAGACATAGTCTCCGTGAGGTGATGCTGCAACATTAGGCGGTATTTTCGGGTTATTGATAGCCTATACctaactaaaggcctctcccgaaTATAACGACTGTTATCACAAAAATAACCGGGAATAGTGCGCACGGGGTTGTCTCTTAATAAgctaggatttttttattatcatttcaaAAATGCTTTTCGTACTTAAATTGTCTTCTTGGTTTCGTCATAATAATGAACTAAATATAAAGGTTGGTACTCACTTTACTCTTCTCGTACATATTTGGCAATCCCCACTAGAAACTAATGCAAACACTATAAACGCACACGCACTAAATATTTTAGGTGACGGAAACATGTTGTATACGTGTATTTGGGCGTTTTATATTAGTGCCCGTGCCACTTGAACAATGACAAAATGAGAAATTATTCATTCAGAATGCTATTCTATGTCAGTGGATTTTTCCGCCTACACTTTGTTATCAAAAGGGTGGCCATAATGTTCATGTACAGTGTAGGAGATGCCTCTTGTACCGAGATTTGTTATCaaagtataattaataatcatCACCAGCCTATTAACGCTCTACCGCTGGGAACAAGCTTCCTCTCTCGTAGCAAAGGTTTtcagagcatatacccaccacgctgcagTAATTCTGTATGGTGGacttttaacgattattattatagattagtGATGACAACCGAGGCCGATGGCTTAATGTGTTCTCCGTAACACGGAATGGACGCTACCTAACTCTGGGTTGAGGCTGAGAATCCctaacagaaaaacccaatacataACAATTTACACACGATACAGTGCCAACGgaaattgtttttatctttaattgcTAATTGGTAATAAacgtttttcattttcattttcataacaaTTCTTGGCCCGACACGGATATAGAGTCGAGTCCAACtacgcaaataaataaaattgaagtgtctTTTGgatgagttttaaaaataagtattttaaatgctataatattatgatgatactTTAGAAGAAAGCATTGGTAACTCAACTACGTCGATGGTGGAAAAGCCTGCACATTGCCTTGGCTTTGATTTCTAGGTTAGGACAGATCGTTATGATAAGGCGTTTTACTGTCAAGAAAATCAGTGTTCAGCCCGAAGTTAAAAAATTGATGTTACACATCCCCGTACTTCTGAAAGCACGTCAATATCATAACTGTTACTATGACAAGCATGAAGCACAAATCCCTTTCTGAGAGCACACTCAGTGGGATTTTAATGGATGAAAGTAGTTCTGTGCTCTTAATGGGATTCTATTGGGCTGAGAATAATGATACTACTAATGCTGTCACCCTACTAAACGCGCTATACTATGTATACTCTGACATGAGATGAGATATATACGACCGAATCATCGAGCAGTAGGCAATAACTACTAAACAAGTACAAAGCATCCGTTTTGATAATATTtgtgcaaaattataatttaaattagtcaTCGGTAGGTTTATGACGTCAATAGTCTCGTGGGCACTCCAAGAAGCGCCCTTTGTTGGCGGTTAAATCTGTTATAGGAGGGAGATTTGGAGCTTGAACCCAAGACGCTGCTCCTTTCTTATAAGATGCTAGTGCCAATTCggttttacataaatttataaactataCAAAAGTTCTTCCCTGACTGAGGTCAGCCACGGTGGCTGACATTGCTGAGGGTCAGCGCAATCTTTCGAGAATATTCCCAATAACACAAGTGTCTGCACAATCACAGGTGCATTCTTTATTCCCGCACTCTTATAGTCCGATAGGACGCCAGATCCGACACGGCCGGAAAGTGCTCAGGCGACaggttaacgtgctctccgtggCACGGGAATCACCGCAAATTCCGAAATCCCGGGCTGGTACCtactgtgtgtttgtgtattttaataaactcaCATATTGGAATAGCGTAGTAGCTGttgatagaaaatatatatttagcctttaaaaattatgaattaatatacCGACATAGAGTCAAGTCAGTCTCAAAGAGTCTCGAAGTTAAAATGGCAATGgacgggcacatagctcggagttCGAATGGACTGGTGCTGGTGTTGCGAACTCACACCggtgaacgcagcgttggtagacccccgacgacATGGACGGATGACATGACGACAGCGAATCGCAAGGAACCGCTGGAGCTGAACAGCGGCTCAAGACAGTGGTTttaggaactccctacaaaaggcatggcaagatgatgatgataatgatactgTACTATACGCAGCGACGTCTACGTGTTGAGTTAACTGAAAGTGCTCTTTCTGCGTCCGTCAAATAGTTCAGTGGGTAGTGAATGAAAGTCAGAGTAGAAAAAAGTCAGCTGAAGCCAGCATTCTGTACCTTTTTATTCTGTGGTCCCAGCCAACATCCACTGCTCCTGGTTGCAAATAAACCCTAAAATTTCTACAAATACAACTGGTCAAAACAACTTCACAGTTCACCGACTGCCGGGCGGAAAGTTAATTGCTTGCATTCTACGGCCAGACGCCGTCGAAAACAGACGTCAGGCAGGTTgaagtttttaattacttttataatgGAACGCGTGGCGACGCACAAAGCCTCTGTTTTGTAGTTGGAGAGAGAatgataaaattttgaattgtggCCGAGTCGTAACATAAAATTTACAGGGAAACCGTAGCTTAAAA comes from Pararge aegeria chromosome 9, ilParAegt1.1, whole genome shotgun sequence and encodes:
- the LOC120626393 gene encoding multiple epidermal growth factor-like domains protein 10 produces the protein MFPSPKIFSACAFIVFALVSSGDCQICTRRVNSLRWVRETYLQTYRESYNGHCFFRCTKYRTRSYQAEKRVPKNVVETLDECCMGYYQTESSSGSLFSSERIKCEPICRPSCRNGYCKSPGRCACYEGYQLARYMCYPICDKNCEHGTCIEPNKCKCDFGYELQNGTCKPHCNEPCINASCIAPDTCECLPGYRKSENNLCLPYCSNGCTHGTCVSPENCSCDDGWYKNENTCAPRCDIDCGGGYCGAPNTCVCYQGYKYSENGTCVPHCSNGCLHGTCVSPENCTCNDGYRKNSVDEACLPVCDFECGNGGACDAPNHCNCHVGYEKSVNGSCVAVCDSECIHGTCFSPHVCTCNAGYEKRPENDTCLPICEIDCGTGGTCVGPNVCECHRGHKKSKNDTCIPHCFSGCFHGTCVSPENCSCDDGWYKNENICSPRCDSDCGGGTCVAPNICMCHVGYNNSENGTCLPYCSNGCLHGTCVSPENCTCNYGYQKNSSDEVCLPVCDYECGDGGTCTAPNHCDCHHGYKKNVNGTCQPVCSFDCGVGGTCHSPDFCECHSGYKKTNDWVCVPHCSNECLHGTCVGPENCTCDFGWYKNSDDGACYPICEPSCGEGGICISPNVCQCNATYELTDTGTCAPYCSQGCPNGICIKPEICQCLEDWSKNESGDCTPICEKPCGNGSCLAPNICKCFEGYKLDEENAFDFFNESLCIPKCRGCNGTCIAPDLCSCDVPFEAKNVSINDGDCNCHTNCTKDSIKCDHIVCVTVKGDWDPTTDVTYSISSNVNYTSIPYGEKNDTITYEPSVDENHGVTVDVKVVETINGTENNESSSLVNTTKSYWSQYWIFIVAFVVVLTTIVGLVLVMKRRALSDYCNGGTYPLEDEKTIDLSTSL